Proteins from a single region of Chloroflexota bacterium:
- a CDS encoding HTTM domain-containing protein, translating to MTRPASSPAGFDRVVLAASRQVGASSAAAFRIAFGLLVLFAVGRFAAHGWIAELYIEPERHFKYLGFEWVQPWPAWGMYLHFALLGVASLGVALGYRYRLSIAAFFVLFTYVELIDKTTYLNHYYWVSLVSFLMIFMPLHRTASLDACRRPAWRRDTIPVWVLWTLRAQLGVVYLFSGIAKLNSDWLLHAQPLRIWLYNSGDLLIVGPLLQEAWVAYAMSWAGAAFDLTIVGWLLWRRSRPFAYLVVIAFHLATWVLFPIGIFPWVMILGTLIFFSPDWPRRLLARLRRRPAPKGAFTLRSAAPPGRTARAAAVALGLFALAQVIVPLRHWAYPGEVRFNEEGYRFAWRVMLTEKTGHAQFRVTDPVTGGEWLAYPEDYLTPLQAERMSYQPDMILETAHFIADDYKRQGRDVEVRADVFVTFNGRPAVRFIDPDIDLARLMPGLAPKPWILPAPDSASMPPLT from the coding sequence ATGACGCGCCCGGCATCGTCGCCGGCCGGCTTCGACCGCGTCGTGCTGGCCGCCTCCCGCCAGGTTGGCGCCTCCTCGGCCGCGGCCTTTCGCATCGCCTTCGGGCTCCTCGTCCTCTTCGCCGTCGGCCGCTTCGCCGCCCACGGCTGGATCGCCGAGCTCTATATCGAGCCCGAGCGTCACTTCAAATACCTTGGCTTTGAGTGGGTGCAGCCCTGGCCGGCCTGGGGCATGTATCTCCACTTCGCGCTGCTTGGCGTGGCCAGCCTGGGCGTGGCGCTCGGCTACCGTTACCGCCTCTCCATCGCCGCCTTCTTCGTCCTCTTCACCTACGTCGAGCTCATCGACAAGACGACCTATCTCAACCACTACTACTGGGTCAGCCTGGTCAGCTTCCTGATGATCTTCATGCCCCTGCACCGAACGGCATCGCTCGACGCCTGTCGGAGGCCCGCTTGGCGCCGGGACACGATCCCCGTGTGGGTGCTCTGGACCCTCCGCGCGCAGTTGGGCGTTGTGTACCTGTTTTCCGGCATCGCCAAGCTGAATTCCGACTGGCTGCTGCATGCGCAGCCGCTGCGGATCTGGCTCTACAACAGCGGCGACCTGCTGATCGTCGGCCCGCTGCTCCAGGAAGCCTGGGTGGCCTATGCCATGAGCTGGGCCGGGGCCGCATTCGATCTCACGATCGTGGGCTGGCTGCTGTGGCGCCGCAGCCGCCCCTTTGCCTACCTCGTGGTCATCGCGTTTCACCTGGCAACCTGGGTGCTCTTTCCCATCGGCATCTTCCCCTGGGTCATGATCCTGGGGACCCTCATCTTCTTCTCACCCGACTGGCCCCGCCGGCTGCTCGCCAGGCTGCGCCGGCGCCCTGCGCCCAAAGGGGCCTTCACGCTGCGGTCCGCCGCGCCCCCCGGCCGGACGGCCCGCGCGGCTGCCGTCGCCCTTGGCCTGTTTGCCCTGGCGCAAGTCATCGTGCCCCTGCGCCACTGGGCCTATCCCGGCGAGGTCCGCTTCAACGAGGAGGGTTACCGCTTCGCCTGGCGCGTGATGCTGACGGAGAAGACCGGCCACGCCCAGTTCCGAGTCACCGATCCCGTCACCGGAGGGGAGTGGCTGGCGTATCCCGAGGACTACCTCACGCCCCTCCAGGCCGAGCGCATGTCCTACCAGCCGGACATGATCCTGGAGACCGCGCACTTCATCGCCGACGACTACAAGCGGCAGGGCCGCGATGTCGAGGTTCGCGCCGACGTGTTTGTGACGTTCAACGGCCGTCCCGCCGTGCGCTTCATCGACCCCGACATCGATCTGGCCCGGCTAATGCCGGGCCTGGCGCCCAAGCCGTGGATCCTGCCCGCGCCGGACAGCGCCTCGATGCCGCCCTTGACGTAG
- a CDS encoding sugar phosphate isomerase/epimerase: MRVGIAATMWGDAPFRTVAEEARDAGYAGLEGGASDLVGDAPLARRIVSDDGLPLVGGRFAANWFAPEYHDVELDQLRRVAEFLADLDASYVVAAAHAVPERWTAAGHGDPAEELQPDQWGHFAECLARAADICAQEFELQVVFRNQLGSHVETTAELDRLLSLTDPTSLMLAIDVGYLFYLGSDPRAFIRDRIERVAYVILKDVDADLRDRHLAQGGTLPAFVRQGGFPELGGGHVDLEGILEILGTSDYDGWLVVDQDLTLRDPAASAQISRECLVHLGLDLES; this comes from the coding sequence GTGCGCGTAGGCATCGCAGCCACCATGTGGGGCGATGCGCCGTTTCGCACCGTCGCAGAGGAAGCCCGCGACGCCGGGTATGCCGGGCTCGAAGGCGGCGCCAGCGACCTGGTTGGCGATGCACCGCTCGCTCGCCGCATCGTCTCGGACGACGGCCTGCCGCTCGTCGGCGGACGCTTTGCGGCCAATTGGTTCGCTCCCGAGTACCACGATGTCGAGCTGGACCAGCTCAGGCGCGTGGCCGAGTTCCTGGCCGACCTCGACGCGTCCTACGTCGTCGCGGCGGCCCACGCGGTGCCCGAGCGCTGGACGGCCGCGGGCCACGGCGATCCCGCCGAGGAACTGCAGCCGGACCAGTGGGGCCACTTCGCCGAGTGCCTCGCCCGCGCCGCCGACATCTGCGCCCAGGAATTCGAGCTCCAGGTCGTCTTTCGCAACCAGCTCGGCTCGCACGTGGAAACCACCGCGGAGCTCGATCGCCTGCTGTCCCTCACCGATCCCACATCGCTGATGCTCGCCATCGACGTCGGCTACCTGTTCTATCTGGGCTCCGACCCGCGCGCCTTCATCCGCGACCGCATCGAGCGGGTAGCCTACGTCATCCTCAAGGACGTGGACGCCGACCTCCGCGACCGCCATCTGGCGCAGGGCGGCACCCTGCCCGCCTTCGTGCGCCAGGGCGGCTTCCCGGAGCTCGGCGGCGGCCACGTCGACCTGGAAGGCATCCTGGAGATTCTCGGGACCAGCGACTATGACGGATGGCTCGTCGTGGATCAGGACCTCACGCTGCGCGATCCCGCCGCCAGCGCCCAAATCAGCCGGGAGTGTCTCGTGCATCTGGGGCTCGATCTCGAATCATGA
- a CDS encoding NYN domain-containing protein: MAAANKSAVLIDLASLQALAANGGGTIDFQQLRDRLTGDATLVRATAYGTEHEGQPSPHLDLASLSRSGYKLVTKRLRRRDDGTLYASVHVEMTVDALDLTPYIDRLTLVTTDPDFVPLIEAVQRRGVRVQVVASGAGRSQPLAAAADETLELDDLLSDVVRRERPRRDRRRPTPPRAAPGETARARVPDRPDEEPRPRRAAPRPPEPPADAEPKPAASAEPEPAASQPAAAPPKRRERLTALPGERLSGRAGPKPDAPD, encoded by the coding sequence GTGGCCGCAGCGAACAAATCCGCCGTCTTGATCGATCTGGCCTCGTTGCAGGCCCTCGCGGCGAACGGCGGCGGGACGATCGACTTCCAGCAGTTGCGCGACCGGCTCACCGGAGACGCCACCCTGGTGCGCGCCACGGCCTACGGCACCGAGCACGAGGGCCAACCCAGCCCGCACCTGGACCTCGCCAGCCTGTCCCGGTCCGGCTACAAGCTCGTGACCAAGCGGCTGCGACGCCGCGACGACGGCACGCTCTACGCCAGCGTGCACGTCGAGATGACCGTCGACGCGCTGGACCTCACGCCCTATATCGACCGCCTCACGCTGGTCACCACCGACCCGGACTTCGTGCCCCTCATCGAGGCGGTGCAGCGCCGGGGGGTGCGGGTGCAGGTCGTCGCCAGTGGAGCGGGGCGCAGCCAGCCACTGGCCGCCGCCGCCGACGAGACGCTGGAGTTGGACGACCTGCTGTCCGACGTCGTGCGCCGCGAACGCCCGCGCCGGGATCGCCGGCGTCCCACGCCACCGCGCGCCGCCCCCGGCGAGACGGCGCGGGCGCGGGTGCCCGATCGACCCGATGAGGAACCCCGGCCGCGTCGCGCCGCGCCGCGGCCGCCCGAGCCTCCGGCCGATGCGGAACCCAAGCCCGCGGCCTCTGCGGAGCCCGAGCCCGCCGCGTCGCAGCCGGCAGCGGCTCCTCCCAAACGACGAGAACGGCTGACCGCCCTGCCCGGGGAGCGGTTGAGCGGACGCGCCGGGCCTAAACCCGACGCCCCGGATTAG
- a CDS encoding imelysin family protein, whose product MRLLAGLVAAGLMVLLVGCGEGAPDDSEVLISLTDQVIVPTYQAAGAAATDLETALEALCAAPSDSTLRSAYQAWRDARGAWLRSAAMAFGPVADRRSGGLIDWSPIDPARIERMLAENPATTEDAVRNTLASTQRGFGAIEYIVFDPDAVSRLSDSASARCEYLRALGGVIASETGAIVEEWTVSRNGGPAYRDFLTGRSSSSMLESAAVAEVVRTQVFLIRTLTDLQLAAALGLRGDGPDLAAIPGGAGGNGLADLRATVLGMRDVYLGDADNDGLGVSHLVTPLSTAADERMRSQFEDALMAVDAVEGPLRDAVVDRPAQVRAVYDRVMELRRTLNTEVVSLLGVAVGFSDTDGDSMR is encoded by the coding sequence GTGCGGCTGCTGGCGGGACTGGTTGCGGCGGGCTTGATGGTCCTGTTGGTCGGATGCGGCGAGGGCGCTCCCGACGACTCCGAGGTGCTCATCAGTCTCACGGACCAGGTAATTGTGCCGACGTACCAGGCGGCCGGCGCGGCGGCCACCGACCTCGAGACGGCGCTTGAGGCGCTGTGCGCGGCGCCCTCGGATAGCACGCTGCGATCTGCGTACCAGGCGTGGCGGGACGCGCGCGGAGCGTGGCTGCGGTCGGCGGCAATGGCGTTCGGTCCGGTTGCCGACCGACGCTCCGGCGGGCTGATCGACTGGTCGCCAATCGATCCCGCGCGAATCGAGCGGATGTTGGCGGAGAACCCCGCGACGACCGAGGACGCGGTGCGGAACACCCTTGCGTCGACACAGCGGGGATTTGGGGCGATCGAATACATCGTGTTCGACCCGGACGCGGTGTCCCGGCTGTCCGATTCCGCGTCCGCGCGCTGTGAGTACTTGCGCGCGCTCGGCGGGGTGATTGCGTCTGAAACCGGCGCCATCGTCGAGGAGTGGACGGTGTCGCGGAACGGCGGCCCCGCTTACCGGGACTTTCTCACCGGACGGTCATCGAGCTCGATGCTCGAGAGCGCGGCGGTCGCCGAAGTGGTGCGGACGCAGGTCTTCCTCATCCGCACGCTGACGGACCTGCAGTTGGCGGCTGCGTTGGGGCTGCGGGGCGACGGTCCCGACCTTGCGGCCATCCCCGGCGGGGCCGGCGGCAATGGCCTGGCCGATCTGCGCGCGACGGTGCTGGGCATGCGCGATGTGTACCTGGGAGACGCCGACAACGATGGGCTCGGGGTGTCACACCTGGTCACTCCGCTGTCGACCGCGGCAGACGAGCGCATGCGCAGCCAGTTTGAGGACGCGTTGATGGCGGTGGACGCCGTGGAAGGACCCCTGCGCGACGCCGTGGTGGACCGGCCGGCGCAGGTGCGGGCGGTCTATGACCGGGTGATGGAGCTTCGCCGCACACTCAACACCGAGGTAGTGAGCCTGCTGGGAGTCGCGGTCGGATTCAGCGACACCGACGGCGACAGCATGCGATAG